The DNA sequence TAGTTGCTGAAGTAGCAGCACTAGCAAGACTTACATTGTTCCACACGCGAAGATGCGCAAACCCCAGAAACACAGAGCACGCGCCTATCACTCCCGCAATCAATGCATATACGAGCAGGAATATCGTCGAAGGGTTTCCGCCCAGATCTGGTTTTAAAAGAGACCATCACAACCAAACCAACTGCATGATGTTGTGAATAATAACAACATATTGAATCTTTTATCAAATGGCAATGGGGAAACACATTTTGCAGTAtctgaaattattagaaaCAATTACAACCTTTGTGATCTCATAACATTCTCATATGGTCAGTCGTCCGGAGAAAAACCTTACATGAACCAAATGTAATCATACCCAACTAATCCCATTATAATTGTACTGTATTcttcatgtaattaattattgttttttcctCAAATTATATACTAAGTATATAGATTTATGATGCAATAATTCGAATTTGACGAAAcacaatttgaattagaattttactATTGCACTCATGCGGGTATTTTTCATCCTTGTTTCCCTCCTTTCATCTGCTTTTTGTTTCCGCTTTATGCTGTCGTGTTTCAAGGAAGAAACGCGACTTTAAATGAAGACCGTCAGATGGAAGGAAGAGATGGGAGCCGTCAGATTGAAGGCACCAAGGCAATTGGGGCAGATTTTAAATCGAGCGTCCCTAACGACGTCGTTTTACAGCAATTAGGGCGCAATACTGAGGCAAAGATTGGGGATTGCAAGGTGATCGATTGTTCCTTGTTTGGGCAATCAAATGACACGTGGACGGCCGAGAAGGAGTGAGCCGTTGTGCAGCTGCTGTCGTCCTCATTTTGGGAAGATTTCAGACATGCGAGACGACGAACCAATTGCAGAAGGGGAAGGACAACACAGCTTTGCAGActgctataattttaatggatTTCAGCTTTTTTTGTTCCTTACATTTTTGTCTGAGCATAGTGAGTTGATTGTAAAAAGGGGAAAACGTATTGTAAGGAAGGACATCTTTTATcaatttcaatgaaaattctgTTCTTTCTCATCTTCATCTCTGCTCAATTCCTCATCCCCATTTCTGAGTTTTACTTGAGTTATTTGTGAATCTTTCTGTTTGTTACAAATTGGCCTCAGAGCCAGACTTTCCTCGGACCATAAAGTAATACAACGTTAAGTAATGGCTGATGGAACACGCTTAAAGGAACTGCAGGAAGCTCAAAAAAAAGCAGACCTTATGTTCTTAGATGAAAGGGCAAAGAGAGAAGCCAGTGTTGATGAGCTTCACGGGAGGATGGACCAAATGCTAGAGGTACAGGAAGGCCTCCAAGCCTCAATGCTCAATCTAGAGCATAACATGGCTAGCTTGCAGCAACAACTGCAAAGCATGGCTGATCAGATGCAACAGTACAACAAGAACAAATCAATACTGGGAGAAGGGCTAACAGCCACGGTGGAGAAGGGATCCAACTTCAGGGTTACACCATATAATGCACCCAGGCAAGAAGGAGGAAGCAGTTCCAGGCTTGAAGTTAGTGGGAACCAAAATTCTGGAACACACAATGTCTTGAACAGGTTGGAGTTCCCTCATTTTGATGGGAAAATGCAAGGGGATGGATAAGAAGATGTTCCAGGTACTTTCAACTCATACCAATACCTGAAGATCAAAGAGTGTCAATGGCTTCCATCTACATGCAAGGTAAGGCTGAACTGTGGTACCAAGGGTATGTGGAGAAGAAGGAGTTCAAGTCATGGGAGGAGTTTGTAGCCAATGTGCTGGGAAGATTTGAAGCCCTTAATAATGCCAAGGTGACAACCGAATTCAATAGATTGCACCATGAGACCACTGTGGATGCTTATCTTGAAAAGTTTGAAGAGCTGAAGGATCAAATGGTTGTCTTTAACAGGGGACTAAATGAGGACTTCTTTATGATGAAATTCATTAGTGGACTCAAAGATGAAGTGAAGTTATATGTTACTGACTGTGAACCTACTTCATTATACCAAGCCATTAACCTTGCAAGAAACCAAGAGCAAACAGTCAATGCCATTATCAAAAAGGCTCACCACCCTACCAGGAGTATACCACCTAAACCACCTTTCAGACCCCCAAACAGAAACCTACCACAGAAATCACCAGCTCCACCCTCCAGATACTTAACTGAAGCTGAAGTAAGAGCTAAGAGGGAGAAAAACCTCTGTTACAGATGTGATGAACCCTATGTCCCTGGACATAGGTGTAAATATAGGCAAGTGTACATGCTACTGGAGGATGAGGAGGCTAAGGACAGTGAGGAAGAAGAGCAAGGAAAACATACCACTGAGGCAGAGAGGGAAAAGGAGGGAGATATCTCTGTATCCTTACATGCCATGAAAGGAGACTTCCATTACAGGACCTTAAGGCTTGAAGGAGTTGTGGAAGAAAAGGAGATCCTCATCCTCATTGACAGTGGGAGCACTCACTGCTTCCTTGATGAAAAGGTGGCCAGCCTATTAGGGTGCAAACTGGAGAAGACATACCCCATGATGGTGAGAGTAGCAGATGGCAGCAAACTCACTAGTCAGCTGACTTGTCACAGATTCAGTTGGGAAATCCAAGGACACCGGTTTACACATCCAGTTAGGTTGATCAAGTTGGGAGGATATGATCTAATCTTAGGCTGTGATTGGCTAGGATCACACAATCCAATTGAACTTGACTTCCACCAGGGGAGAGTGACCCTTAATCAAAATTCCAGCAAGGTGGTTCTTAAGGCTCTTGGTGGAAAAGCAAGGAACAAGACAGTAACCACTCATTCCTTATCAAAGCTTGTTAGAGGAAGAAGCCCTGAAGCTCAAGGAGAGTTGTTATTGAGTTACAACACCTCAACTGAAAGTGTAGGCAATGCAAGGGTGCAAGAGGTTTTGCAGGAATTTGAAGACATTTTCAGGGAACCTCACTCTCTTCCCCCTGAGAGAGAAATTGAACACCGAATTGAGCTACTGCCTGAGGCCATACCTAAGAGACAACACCCCTACAGGTATGCATATGGGCAGAAGACTGAAATAGAAAAGATTGTGAAGGAAATGTTGAGCAGTGGCATTATCAGACCTAGTCAGAGCTCTTTTGCCTCTCCTGTCTTGTTGGTtaagaagaaagatggaggTTGGAGGATGTGTGTTGACTATAGGTACCTCAACAAGCTGACAGTGAAACACAATTTTCCTATCCCCATTATTGATGAGTTGTTGGATGAATTACATGGAGCTacctatttttcaaaaattgatctGAGGTCTGGCTACTTTCAGATCAGAATGAGGCAAGAAGATGTTCCTAAGACAAGCTTCATCACTCATAATGGCCACTATGAATTTCTTGTCATGCCTTTTGGGTTGTGCAATGCCCCATCCACTTTCCAATCTCTGATGAATACTATTTTTGAACCTTATTTGAGGAAGTTTGTGTTAGTTTTctttgatgatattttgatcTATAGCAAGGACTGGGGATTGCATATGATACATCTCAGAAAGGTGCTAGATCTTCTCAGAAAACATCAGTTATTTGCAAAAAAGAGCAAATGTTCATTTGCTCAGAAGAGGATAGAATACCTGGGGCATGTGATTTCACATCAAGGTGTGGCTACAGATCCATTGAAGATTGAATGTATGCTCAAATGGCCTGTACCCACAAATGTGAAGGCATTAAGAGGGTTTCTAGGACTCACTGGTTACTACAGGAGATTCATCCAGGGGTATGGAACTATTAGCAAACCTCTTACTTCATTACTGAAGAAAGACTCTTTTGAATGGAATTCAGATGCTGAAAAAGCTTTCAACCATCTCAAGGAACTGATGGTATCAGCTCCTGTTCTAGCAATGCCTGATTTTTCTCAAACCTTTATTGTTGAAACTGATGCCAGTGGAAGGGGAATAGGGGCTGTATTGATGCAAGAGGGGAGGCCCATAGCTTACCTCAGCAAGGCATTGGCTCCCAAAAATATGGGGCTGTCCACTTATGAAAAGGAATTTCTGGCTCTTCTCTTAGCAGTTACAAGGTGGAGACATTACCTTTTGGGTAACCACTTCATCATAAAGACTGATCAAAAGAGTCTTAAACACCTTCTTGATCAGAGAATAGATTCAGTGTTGCAACAAAAGGGGGTAACTAAGCTACTTGGACTCAGCTATGAAGTTCACTACAAGAAGGGGAAGGAGAATAGGGCAGCAGATGCCCTATCCAGGGTGACTTATCAGGAAGAAGAGCCTCAAGCACAGGCTATATCTACTCAGATTCCACTGTGGATCCAGGAGGTTCAATTAAGCTATGAAGGGAATACCCTATTTCAGACTATCATACAGTCCAAGGTACTTGACATCACTTCATTTCCAGACTACACTTATGAAAATGGAGTGCTGAAGAAGGAAGGAAGGATATGTGTAGGGAGCCATGGGGGAATTAGAGAGAAGGTCCTCAAGGCAATGCATGACTCTGCCTTGGGTGGTCATTCAGGTATACAGGGTACTTACCAGAGGCTTAAGCCTTTGTTCTACTGGCCAACCATGAAGGTGGATGTGCAAGAATGGGTGAGAGGGTGTGAGACTTGTCAGCGGGCCAAACATGAGAACAATCCATATCCAGGATTGTTGCAGCCCTTACCTGTACCTGAGCAAGCATGGTCATGTATCTCCATGGATTTCATTGATGGATTGCCCAATTCTGAAGGTAAGGATTCTATCCTAGTGGTGGTGGACCGGTTAACTAAGTACTCCCACTTCCTAGCACTGAAACACCCTTACACAGCTACCTCCATTGCCAAGATATTCTTTGATAACATTTATAAGCTCCATGGATTGCCTGTCAGCATCATCTCTGATAGGGACAAGGTCTTCACCAGCAATTTCTGGAAGGAATTATTTACTCTGTCAGGTGTCTCACTAGATATGTCCTCCGCATACCACCCACAAACTGATGGACAAACCGAAAGGATAAATCAATGCCTTGAAAGCTACTTAAGGTGCATGTGTCTGCAGAAACCTAAGAAGTGGGCTCAGTGGCTCACTTTAGCTGAGCTTTGGTTCAACACAAACTATCATACGGGGTTGAAGGCGACTCCTTTTCAGGCTCTGTATGGGTATCCTCCTCAACAGCTCCCCATAGGACCTTACTTGCAGAGTCACCATTCTGATGTTGCTGAACTTGTGCAAGAGAGAACCAAGGTGTTGCAATTGCTGAAGGAGAATTTACAGCACGCTCAGCAAAGAATGAAACTGTACGCAGATAAGAAGAGAACGGAAAGGGAGTTCCAAGTAGGTGATGAAGTATTCCTCAAACTCCAGCCGTACAAGCAGACCTCTGTATCCCTAAGAAAACAACTGAAGTTGTCTGCTAAGTATTTCGGCCCTTACAGAATTATTGAAAGGATTGGGAAGGTGGCTTATAGACTTGAATTACCAGCAGGGTCCAAAATTCACCCTGTTTTTCATGTTTcgttattaaaaaagaagattgGCTCCAGGTATTTTCCTTCAGTTAACCTGCCGGAACTTGAGGACGAGGTGTTTAAGATTTATCCCATTGCAATCTTAGGAAGAAGGATGGTGCCGAGAAACAATGTTGCTGTCTCCCAGGTATTAATCCAGTGGTCGCATTCCACCCCCGAGCAAGCCACCTGGGAGGATTACCATGCGATCGCTGCCAAATTTCCCAGTTTTGATCCTTGGGGACAAGGACCaaaaaaaggaggaagaaaTGTCGTGTTTCAAGGAAGAAACGCGACTTTAAATGAAGACCGTCAGATGGAAGGAAGAGATGGGAGCCGTCAGATTGAAGGCGCCAAGGCAAGTGGGGCAGATTTTAAATCGAGCGTCCCTAACGACGTCGTTTTACAGCAATTAGGGCGCAATGCTGAGGGGATTGCAAGGTGATCGATTGTTCCTTGTTTGGGCAATCAAATGACACGTGGACGGCCGAGAAGGAGTGAGCCGTTGTGCAGCTGCTGTCGTCCTCATTTTGGGAAGATTTCAGACATGCGAGACGACGAACCAATTGCAGAAGGGGAAGGACAACACAGCTTTGCAGActgctataattttaatggatTTCAGCTTTTTTTGTTCCTTACATTTTTGTCTGAGCATAGTGAGTTGATTGTAAAAAGGGGAAAACGTATTGTAAGGAAGGACATCTTTTATcaatttcaatgaaaattctgTTCTTTCTCATCTTCATCTCTGCTCAATTCCTCATCCCCATTTCTGAGTTTTACTTGAGTTATTTGTGAATCTTTCTGTTTGTTACATATGCCAATGAGTTGAACCCAGAATCCAGATATCAGAAACTAAAACATCACCGGGAAAAAACAATACACTTGCTgaatggagagagagagagagacgtaCGCGGATGATTCTGCTGGCCGTCGATGTATTTGTCCAGAGACCATCCAGCTAGGCCCAGCAGTATCATATATACCACTGAGTTCACCGCCAGCAGAGGCCCCATCAGCCTTCTTCCGCCTCTTCCATACGCCATTCAATTACTTCAATTCTACTCTcttcactttctctctctctctctctctctctctctctctatacatatatatatatatatatatatataatgggaGTGATGATGATATAGTGTGGGGCTGATGAGTGAGTATGATGGTGTACGTGGGTTGCTTGTACAAGGCTTAACCCTACAGGTGTTGCTTCGGTGGTCTGGCCGCCGCTGCCGCCGCCCTGCTTCTGCCTTCTGCTTTTGGCTTTGGGGGGCTCACCAAGTCTCAATCACCATTCAGCACTCTCTTGTTTGAAATTTACCGCCATCTCCTCTGTTTCCAATCCACCTCAGAACCCAGCCTTATTTGGTTGAGCCTTGTtcactcattaattattggttttttttctttctacacCGATTCAAGTTAGGTCAAATTCAGTTTCGGTTGGAATTTCCTAATTTGTACATGCGTTACACCTAAATCtgtgcataattaattttagggtaaactagaatcaatttttttaaaattttataaaaattataaatatttatttattatttgaaaaaataataaatacatcttagttttaactttatttaataattaactcaaTTCATTGGTTttcgttagattttcatttattattcataatgAATTGACCAAATGATCTTGTgtactatatattataattttattcttttttattttttatttgtatatttaggtgttttttttttataatttctaaatttgtgTCGTctgttttgtttaatttttttaatttaaagaagatataaaaatatagtaaggGTAAAGTTATCAACTACAAACattcattcaaacattatataattttattaaatatcataggggtatcttgtaattttttaaataataatgaagcATTCGTAACTATAAGCTCACGAgaggtcattgtaatttacttttaatttaaagttttcaaaactaattattattttaaaattatattaataagattaaatattaaaaagtaagaAGGaagttatgaaaatatattaaaaaagaagatgtGAAAGATGTAAAAGTTATGTCATGTGATACTTgtcacatatgcacaacatataatgtttttcatataccaaagtacaaattttgcaaaattaagatggtaatttaatagaaaaaaaaaattggtggcGAAATGTAAAAACGGACATAGTTCAAATAACaaactgtaatttaccctaattgtTATAGTAGTCGAAAAttgatagatataaatatttgatattaataattgtaatcaacttattaaaaaaaaaataattcattgctttcacttaaataaaaaattttacctaCAAAATGTCTAAAATGTcctcatttaaatttaaaaataaaataataaaacaagttATATGGTTTACCCTACTAGTTTCCATATTACCATCTCAtccattgtaaattttataacaaaaattgaattctgGTGAGCAATGGAGACAATGCATGTCTGCCACTTGGCACTGTTAGAGCTCCCACCAAAGAAGACAAGATTGCTGTGCAGTATGCAGTGATGGCCTCACTCATCTACTTGGCCTTATTCACCAAGAAAGAAATCCACTCAAGTTGCTAAATATGGCAATTGCAAAAAAAACCACCACCAACGTTAAGTAATACAACATCCATCATTTGCTAAAAAACCACCAATATATGCcaagtgtaaaaatattttccattaACAAAATACatgatgtgatatttatatacctaacatgtatatattacataaaataaaaaaataatataatttaaaatagaaatttcaaTTCATAAACAAAGAGCAACGTATATGCACCACAACAATGAGAAAATTCATACAGGAATCTTATACAACGACCACAATCCTTAGTATATGAAACTTTCACAAAGGGTGTGATATTTGAGACTTGAAGTCCTAAGACTTGCTAAAAGTAGTATGGCTACAAtgcattctatatatatagaagattGACTATATAATCTTCTGATGCTGTTGCTGGCGAGTTACTTATAAACACCAAGTATATTTACACGCATGCTATGGTGGATTATTACTTGATTTATGCCTACCTATCTCTGTCTCTACTCTATCAGATAGAGCGGAGGTTCGAAAATGAAAAGGGAAGAGCTCAACAGCAGGAGGAAGAGGGAGAAGCATATTAGTGACTTGCAAGGATCTGCATATCGTCTGACGAGTGTGATCCTTTCCTGTCGACCTACTTCTGGAGGTATGTCCTTCACTTGTAGAGATGGGCATGTGAGAAATCCATATGCTATACCAGTACAGGCTGCCGCAAAGTGTGCCCTGCAAACACCAGAATCAGTGAGGGGTCACCACTGAGAACTCCTAGTTCAACGAGCTTGCTTATATTTGCATGTTGTTTTGattgtttaaaaattgatacagCTTAAGAATGTACCAGAACTGTAAGATTTTGGCACTTTGTTTTTCAGTAGTTTCATAGACTAGTAAGTGAATAAGCACAATAAAGGTTAGAGGGAAACGTGGTTTTGCTTACCAGTCATCaattggaccaaaattgctaaGAACAAAGCTCAGAGCTGTGGCGATAATTGCATTCTGAAACATCTTCTGAGAAGCATCCGTTGCTATGACATCTTTGTTTTGAACTTGGTAAATAAGCCAAGCTCCAATAACGGCAAAGACGGGACCCTGAACAAGGAGAACCCGGTTCAACATGCAGCTGGTAAATGCATAAAGGTTCAAAACAAAAGACGAGTGAAATAGTTGAAGCCTGTTCTTTTTGACCAATAACATATTACTTCAATCATGTACTAATCACATGTAATCCTTAATCTATAGCAACATTATCTTTTACCATTTTGTTCATTCAAATTAGCTACATTGAAGTTTCTGTCCAATTTTACCATGCATGAATCTATGTCACAAGGCCATCAAGAATAATGGAGTAACAGATCAGTCTGCCATTGGTTCTACTTAGCTGCAACTTGAGATTTTGCCTAGAAAAGAAGTCACAGACTAAGCAATTTCACTAGAGTCAAGAACTACCtataaaatgagaatgaacACAGCTATAGCCATGTCTtgtagaaaacaaaattatccaTCTTAACGTCCCTGCAACATGACTTTGATGTGAAACTGTTGTTATGCTTTTCATTTcctcaaaaagaaagaaaaatgtggATTAAGAAATTTGTGAATGCAATATGATTGAGTTAAACTAAGACATTATTTACATAGTTTATTTAACGGCAACTTTGGAGGAGATGAAAAGATTATCGTTTTTCAGTTAATACAAAAGTTAAGCTTAAGTGGAAGGACAACTAACAAATAAACTATAGAAAATGTGCTAAATTACCGTTCCACCAACAGTTGGCTCTGATGTGTGCAAAAAGCTAATCAGGTTTCCCGAAATTCCTCCAAGAACATATATCAGTAGGAAAGTGAACGAACCGTACTTTTGAGACACTTCATGCCCAAAACTAAAGAGGACCCAGCTCCCAAGTGCTATATGAAAGATTCCTGAATGCTGTGAATAACAGAACTTCATGAATAAAAGATCTGGTCTAACAAAAGGATCTCTTGGAATAAGTTCAACTATGAATCAATTTAACAGAATTGGCTCCTTGAATCTACTATGTGACAAAATGTTTGGATATCAGATAATGCTTGTGGTAACTGAGTcaaatcttttgaaatttacaaattcttttgaattaatttctgCCGAACCAACAAAATGTAACATCACgataaataagattaattctcatctttctcttttctaaaATGAGTTCATAGTCGCAATGGCTAATGGAATAAATACATGTTAACTGTATGCGAAGATCTTAGACAATTAGATGGACAACATTTAGATGCAGAAAGCtgatttttattcttctccaATGCAAATTGTTAACAAGGACGAGATAAAATAGAAACTACCAACTTGAAGTCCAATATATCAAGTTCAATAAAACAACACCAAGAGgtttataagtaaaataagGCCCATACTTCAGTTTCTTATCAAGCATTCGAGTTTCGGATCTTCATCAATTTGAACCCAGCCTCTACATAATAATTGAAAGACATCTTTTGGCCAGCATTGCCTTCATAAACATTTAAAAGTTTCTAATTTGCTGATTGGGGAATTCTCCTTtctctaaatataatttactcagAAGAgtgcatatattaattttgacatGAAAAAATGTTGTTTAATAGGGTGGTGCTAAACAAATAACAGTACTGAAGCACGAACCGAGTCATCAATCTTGTACCAGAAACATTGGTGTGACTAGCCTCCACCACTCTCCAGTTAGAAtcaagttatttatttttgctccataaaccatggggagcGAAAAGAGCCCGAAATCAGAGTTTTTTACTGGAGTGGCAATCTCAAACAGAAAAACTGCTATGTTTATTGAAGCCAATACGCCTCTGCAACAAATCAAGCATACTAAAAATCAGTTGTGAGACTTCAGGTAGTATCACAAAGTACAATGCAGTAaatcaaatggagaaaatattacattaagtAGAAATCAGGGGCTTCATCTGCGTATTTCTTTTTGCCGCCAGCATACTGAGTTTTTAACTCCATATATGATCTCTCTCTTTCACTTTCTTGGTCGGTCTTGATAGAAGTACTTACCAATGCCGTAAAACCTTTGTTAACATAGTTTTCAGACTCTGCATCTGAAATCAAGCAGAAAGAGAACCAAAGGCTGTTAAATGAATCAGTTCCATCCGCAGGACCTAGACATCATGTGTAAtcatgaattattttgatgatatatttattaccgCCTTTAACTTTGCCAAGATAATCCTCTAGAGATTTGAGACCATTGTCGGCTTTGAGTTGATCACTTTTACCAATCGATTCTGTCTTCtggttcaaattttcaaaagaggGCTGCTTAGCATCATTATGCACCTTTCCAAGATAAGAATCTAAAGACTTCAGATGCTTCTCAGTAGAACTCAATGCTTTTATAACCGAGCAAAATTTTCCCTTTTGTGGACTCCAGTTAGTGGAGGAACAATGTGAAAGTTTGTGCTTCCTAGGAAGCACAGATGATTCAATCGCGATCTCGTCCAATTTGGATACAGTTTCACTTTTCCTCCTGGTTCTTTTAATTGGTGAGGTGATAGCATCATATGATGCATGCTCTCTTTTGCCTGACACATTGCAGATTGAGAAAATAACTCATAATCTAAGGTGAGGGGTgctaaaatcacaaataactTTATCTTGTTTCGTTTGATACCTTTTGCAATTAAAAGGTTATTCTCTGTGTAGAACAATTTATGGTTGCTTGCAACTGTCGCCATGTAAATCTGAATCAACAACAGTACGTAGCAGTAAGTTGTTCAAAGTCTTATACAGATGTATTCTACCTAGACACAATAACATCACAAGAGGTTAAGAAAATAGCGCTAGTAGCAACATTGAAAGGCAAGCTTTTCAGGCAAGTATATGGAAAGAATAGGAAAAACTATGAGAGAGGCATTAGGTTAAACATTTGGTTTCTGAAATCAAAGAACTGAATCTGCAAACAATCCCGACGTAGAAGACACATGGATAACTTATTATTCGAGAACAAGAATCAGCAATCTGTCCAACCAATCTAATAGAATTGTATGAGATAAACAGTTGTGGCCTTAACTTTTAACATCTCTATTGTATGAAAAAACAAGAGTTCATCGAAATCAGCCAACATGCATGGTAACACAAGATCCAGCCAAAATCCAACATGCATGGTAACACAAAGATCCAGCCAAAATCCAAACCGTACCAAGcaaaatcagataaaaattcaatcagtCATTTCAACAAACAGCTTACCACTTCTACAAAAAGCTCCACAACAGCAATCTCAGAAAATGAAAACGAAGATATTCTTGCAAATAGATAAGAGCTCGGCGTCCGTCTATACCTCTGTTTACAGATTGAAAGCGAAACGTGAACCCCTGGGAATACGAGAGTCGACAAAGGCGAGGACAGAGTCTGCAGCTGGTGGGTGTATTTCCATAAATGTAAGTTCTTCCCACGCACTTGGAAGTTGCACATCTGCAAGGACAGGACAGGACAGGACAGACATACAGACAGGGCTCTGTAATCTGGGATGGAACAGTCCAAACGAAATTGTGTACGTTATCCTCGTTGTACCTATCAGATCCGCCCACCTGTACATAGGAGAAGTACAACCAGTTGTTCTTCCCCTATGTGATTTTGTGTGGGGCTCCTGAATCCACACCCTAGGAGTCGCTGGGCCCTCAAGGAATTTGAGCCTGAAGACATGTACAGACAATTCTTTCTCCCCAACCCGACCATGATTTAAGTCCCGCACCCGACCCGATTGATTCGATATTTGCTTACGCAAGCCAGCCTTTTCGTGCTCCTAAACCCCAAAGGCTCAATTTTATAAAGCAAACACCTTGGAccaaatagtaattaattataaatgttgttataatataaatttaaatcgaaaacttataaaaaagttGCATCCTAGCAACTtttgattcaaaataaattatcaatcgagtcacataatttcttttatttgctttCAGTAAATTATGTCCCATATTTTAGTGCATTTGGTACTAcagaatttcttttaaaataatcggCGTAAACGATTACGAATTGAAATACAAGAGCCTACTTATCTACTGCATCTTCACCACTACCCTCAAGGTCCTCCACCAAGACCGCAAATTCATCATTATGTTGCAAAGGGGGTTCTTCAGGGAACGCCGCGAGATTACCATCCA is a window from the Sesamum indicum cultivar Zhongzhi No. 13 linkage group LG15, S_indicum_v1.0, whole genome shotgun sequence genome containing:
- the LOC105177953 gene encoding uncharacterized protein LOC105177953 isoform X2; its protein translation is MAYGRGGRRLMGPLLAVNSVVYMILLGLAGWSLDKYIDGQQNHPHLGGNPSTIFLLVYALIAGVIGACSVFLGFAHLRVWNNVSLASAATSATIAVAVTALAFGLVCKQITMGGHRGKRLQTLEAFIAISGVSQLLYLLLLHAGIFSSRYGPAYNG
- the LOC105177953 gene encoding uncharacterized protein LOC105177953 isoform X1; translated protein: MAYGRGGRRLMGPLLAVNSVVYMILLGLAGWSLDKYIDGQQNHPHLGGNPSTIFLLVYALIAGVIGACSVFLGFAHLRVWNNVSLASAATSATIAVAVTALAFGSMGYRLVCKQITMGGHRGKRLQTLEAFIAISGVSQLLYLLLLHAGIFSSRYGPAYNG
- the LOC105178350 gene encoding RHOMBOID-like protein 9, chloroplastic isoform X1, encoding MCNFQVRGKNLHLWKYTHQLQTLSSPLSTLVFPGVHVSLSICKQRYRRTPSSYLFARISSFSFSEIAVVELFVEVIYMATVASNHKLFYTENNLLIAKGKREHASYDAITSPIKRTRRKSETVSKLDEIAIESSVLPRKHKLSHCSSTNWSPQKGKFCSVIKALSSTEKHLKSLDSYLGKVHNDAKQPSFENLNQKTESIGKSDQLKADNGLKSLEDYLGKVKGDAESENYVNKGFTALVSTSIKTDQESERERSYMELKTQYAGGKKKYADEAPDFYLIGVLASINIAVFLFEIATPVKNSDFGLFSLPMVYGAKINNLILTGEWWRLVTPMFLHSGIFHIALGSWVLFSFGHEVSQKYGSFTFLLIYVLGGISGNLISFLHTSEPTVGGTGPVFAVIGAWLIYQVQNKDVIATDASQKMFQNAIIATALSFVLSNFGPIDDWAHFAAACTGIAYGFLTCPSLQVKDIPPEVGRQERITLVRRYADPCKSLICFSLFLLLLSSSLFIFEPPLYLIE
- the LOC105178350 gene encoding RHOMBOID-like protein 9, chloroplastic isoform X2, which translates into the protein MATVASNHKLFYTENNLLIAKGKREHASYDAITSPIKRTRRKSETVSKLDEIAIESSVLPRKHKLSHCSSTNWSPQKGKFCSVIKALSSTEKHLKSLDSYLGKVHNDAKQPSFENLNQKTESIGKSDQLKADNGLKSLEDYLGKVKGDAESENYVNKGFTALVSTSIKTDQESERERSYMELKTQYAGGKKKYADEAPDFYLIGVLASINIAVFLFEIATPVKNSDFGLFSLPMVYGAKINNLILTGEWWRLVTPMFLHSGIFHIALGSWVLFSFGHEVSQKYGSFTFLLIYVLGGISGNLISFLHTSEPTVGGTGPVFAVIGAWLIYQVQNKDVIATDASQKMFQNAIIATALSFVLSNFGPIDDWAHFAAACTGIAYGFLTCPSLQVKDIPPEVGRQERITLVRRYADPCKSLICFSLFLLLLSSSLFIFEPPLYLIE